A stretch of Lathyrus oleraceus cultivar Zhongwan6 chromosome 6, CAAS_Psat_ZW6_1.0, whole genome shotgun sequence DNA encodes these proteins:
- the LOC127096065 gene encoding uncharacterized protein LOC127096065 has protein sequence MEVDHNEDMYSMHNSDLSAHADDRNYRQLEERLKAVEGQGVLGMDITDLGLILGVRVPPKFKVPIFDKYTGTTCPKTHVRAYYRKMSAYSEDERLLVHFFQDSLARAYLEWYMYLKRTYIRKWRDLVEAFVKHYQYNIDMASNMTQLQSLTQGQNEPFKEYAQKWRELAARVQPPLMERELVNMFMGTLQGPYYDRMVGSTSTGFSELVMAGERIEVGLKMGKIQSANAGSSASGVGKNLFSGYPKKKGESSAAYAQRSRERQPYQPQHQ, from the coding sequence ATGGAAGTAGATCATAACGAAGATATGTATTCAATGCATAACAGTGACTTGAGTGCTCATGCTGATGATAGAAACTACCGTCAGTTGGAGGAAAGATTGAAAGCTGTAGAGGGACAAGGTGTTTTAGGGATGGACATTACTGACCTGGGACTGATTCTAGGGGTAAGGGTTCCACCTAAATTCAAGGTTCCTATCTTCGACAAGTATACTGGTACAACTTGTCCAAAGACGCATGTTAGAGCTTATTACCGCAAGATGTCTGCTTACTCTGAAGACGAGAGGCTGCTAGTGcactttttccaagatagcctagCTAGGGCATATTTGGAATGGTATATGTACTTGAAGAGAACGTACATTAGAAAATGGAGGGATTTAGTGGAAGCATTTGTGAAGCACTACCAATACAATATTGATATGGCATCAAATATGACCCAATTGCAAAGTCTGACTCAGGGTCAAAATGAACcattcaaggaatatgctcagaAGTGGCGTGAGCtagctgctagagttcaacctccattgaTGGAGAGAGAACTGGTTAACATGTTCATGGGTACCTTACAAGGTCCTTATTATGACAGAATGGTGGGTAGCACGTCCACTGGTTTTTCCGAGTTGGTAATGGCTGGAGAGAGGATTGAAGTTGGTCTCAAAATGGGAAAGATTCAGTCAGCCAATGCTGGTAGTTCTGCAAGTGGAGTTGGTAAGAATTTGTTTAGTGGTTACCCGAAGAAGAAGGGTGAATCAAGCGCTGCTTATGCTCAGAGGAGCAGAGAAAGACAACCATACCAACCACAACATCAATAA